In Rubrivirga marina, the following are encoded in one genomic region:
- the porV gene encoding type IX secretion system outer membrane channel protein PorV → MTRTLLLAALALVAWPAAAQQAPEEIVLTTAVPFLQIEPDSRASGMGMAGVAVADNAYAPFWNPAGLAGQQGTEVSFTHAPWLPALGANLSYEHLSAKHGLGSLGTVGGHLTYFDLGTQTATDETGFELGTFSSYEFALGLSYGYPITENLSVGTGARFIYSNLTGGTRINNTTPTSAGTSFGVDLGVKYTGPELGLGKSSRPTVAFNLANMGPGISYVESTPGDTVLTGQPDAIPTTLRFGAALNTQLDDFNRITVALDLNKIIVNRDAATGEYDPFYEALFTSWESRLVKTSTIAGETCTTLGEDDDPDNDCREVSGLRSLTLGTGLEYWYNDLFAMRAGYFYEDPANGNRQFLTFGTGLRYSLVGVDISYIYALQENSPLADQLRFSLLLNIPR, encoded by the coding sequence ATGACTCGCACCCTCCTTCTCGCCGCCCTCGCGCTCGTCGCGTGGCCGGCCGCGGCCCAGCAAGCGCCCGAGGAGATCGTCCTCACGACGGCCGTCCCGTTCCTCCAGATCGAGCCCGACAGCCGGGCCTCCGGCATGGGCATGGCCGGCGTCGCCGTCGCCGACAACGCCTACGCGCCGTTCTGGAACCCGGCGGGCCTCGCCGGCCAGCAGGGCACGGAGGTCTCGTTTACGCACGCCCCGTGGCTCCCGGCCCTCGGCGCGAACCTCAGCTACGAGCACCTCTCGGCCAAGCACGGCCTCGGGAGCCTCGGGACCGTCGGCGGCCACCTCACCTACTTCGACCTCGGTACGCAGACGGCGACCGACGAGACCGGCTTCGAACTCGGCACGTTCTCGTCGTACGAGTTCGCGCTCGGCCTGAGCTACGGCTACCCGATCACCGAGAACCTGTCCGTCGGCACCGGCGCGCGGTTCATCTACTCGAACCTGACGGGCGGCACGCGGATCAACAACACGACGCCGACCTCGGCCGGGACGTCGTTCGGCGTCGACCTCGGCGTCAAGTACACCGGGCCGGAGCTCGGGCTGGGCAAGTCGTCGCGGCCGACGGTCGCGTTCAACCTCGCCAACATGGGCCCGGGCATCTCCTACGTCGAGTCGACCCCCGGCGACACGGTCCTCACGGGGCAGCCCGACGCGATCCCGACGACGCTCCGGTTCGGCGCGGCGCTCAACACCCAGCTCGACGACTTCAACCGGATCACGGTCGCCCTCGACCTCAACAAGATCATCGTCAACCGCGACGCGGCGACGGGCGAGTACGACCCGTTCTACGAGGCGCTTTTCACGTCGTGGGAGTCGCGGCTCGTCAAGACGAGCACGATCGCCGGCGAGACGTGCACGACGCTGGGTGAGGACGACGACCCGGACAACGACTGCCGCGAGGTCAGCGGGCTCCGCTCGCTCACGCTCGGGACCGGCCTCGAGTACTGGTACAACGACCTGTTCGCGATGCGCGCCGGCTACTTCTACGAGGACCCGGCCAACGGCAACCGCCAGTTCCTGACGTTCGGCACGGGCCTCCGGTACAGCCTCGTCGGCGTCGACATCTCGTACATCTACGCGCTCCAGGAGAACTCGCCGCTGGCCGACCAGCTCCGGTTCTCGCTCCTGCTCAACATCCCGCGCTAG
- a CDS encoding sensor histidine kinase, producing the protein MQTTGDPVAQACAVVEAFLRAGAEPDPTALEAALDYVADDFSGVGTGTGDRYDGRSALSDALRRERERNPSTGTADITWLRGRAFHAGAVLLEGVVGFSIDVRGATHVIEPRCTAVVERRGERWLVTHFHFSLANGAQDDDETLLDALGKRNRELEVEVARRTVQLGQALADLHSAQARLVHQQTMASLGALTAGIAHEIKNPLNFINNFAALSRELAGDLRRALADGDVAEVDALLGDLAANAEKIEGHGARADAIVRAMMDHGRGGSGDRARADLNAIVSEYARLADQEGRQRSGLAFPVTVRLDPAVGEVEVVASDIGRVVVGLVRNALDALRETARAPTEADAPGVTVSTRRTDLGVEIEVVDRGSGMEPTVRARAFQPFYTTKPPGEGTGLGLSLAHDIVVKGHGGTIHLESERGWGTSVIVSLPG; encoded by the coding sequence ATGCAGACGACGGGGGACCCGGTGGCTCAGGCCTGTGCGGTCGTCGAGGCCTTCCTCCGCGCCGGGGCGGAGCCCGATCCCACCGCGTTGGAGGCGGCCCTGGACTACGTCGCCGACGACTTCTCGGGTGTCGGGACGGGGACGGGGGACCGCTACGACGGCCGCTCGGCACTGTCCGACGCGCTCCGTCGCGAGCGAGAGCGGAACCCCTCCACAGGCACCGCCGACATCACCTGGCTGCGAGGCCGCGCCTTCCACGCCGGAGCGGTGCTGCTCGAGGGGGTGGTGGGGTTCTCGATCGACGTCCGTGGCGCGACTCACGTGATCGAGCCGCGATGTACGGCGGTGGTCGAGCGGAGGGGGGAGCGGTGGCTCGTCACGCACTTCCACTTTTCCCTAGCGAACGGGGCGCAGGACGACGACGAGACCCTCCTGGACGCTCTTGGGAAGCGGAATCGCGAGCTCGAGGTGGAGGTCGCTCGGCGGACGGTCCAGCTCGGACAGGCGCTCGCCGACCTCCACTCCGCGCAGGCCCGTCTGGTGCACCAACAGACGATGGCCAGTCTCGGCGCGCTCACCGCCGGGATCGCCCACGAGATCAAGAACCCCCTCAACTTCATCAACAACTTCGCGGCCCTCTCGCGTGAGCTCGCGGGCGACCTCCGTCGGGCGCTGGCCGACGGGGACGTGGCCGAGGTGGACGCGCTCCTCGGGGACCTCGCGGCGAACGCGGAGAAGATCGAGGGGCACGGCGCCCGCGCCGACGCCATCGTCCGAGCGATGATGGACCACGGGCGTGGGGGATCCGGCGATCGCGCGCGGGCCGACCTCAACGCGATCGTTTCCGAGTACGCCCGGCTCGCGGATCAGGAAGGCCGACAGCGGTCGGGGCTGGCCTTTCCCGTCACGGTCCGCCTCGACCCGGCGGTGGGAGAGGTCGAGGTGGTCGCGTCCGACATCGGGCGAGTCGTCGTGGGGCTCGTGAGGAACGCGCTAGACGCCCTACGCGAGACGGCGCGCGCACCCACCGAGGCGGACGCCCCTGGAGTGACGGTCTCGACTCGGCGGACGGATCTCGGCGTCGAGATCGAAGTCGTCGACCGTGGGAGCGGGATGGAGCCCACCGTCCGTGCCCGTGCCTTTCAGCCCTTCTACACGACGAAGCCGCCGGGGGAAGGGACGGGGCTTGGGCTGTCGCTCGCGCACGACATCGTGGTCAAGGGCCACGGGGGTACGATTCACCTGGAGAGCGAGAGGGGGTGGGGTACCTCCGTCATCGTCTCGCTCCCCGGCTGA
- a CDS encoding DUF92 domain-containing protein: MTEIQAVGTFAGLLLGAVAVGEGLRVIGWGGEATRRVVHVLVGLATAAAPVWFDRPRGIALLAVVFVVANGVALGRGWLPGVHSVSRRSWGTVTFPLALLVALALCWTPGGERVVVLQAAFLVLALADPAAALIGSRSRRGGRYRVGGGEKSVVGSLAFAVIAFVTLVGALAWEGGRPLDRTLIGGAAVVAGLATVAEALGTRGWDNLWIVLAVVVGGTWWVESPDSVRLGLLAVVGAAAFAGGAVRAGALGVSGGLAASLFAWGLVVLGGVAWAVPALAFFVLSSGWSAVGRRRKAPAEALAEKGSRRDAGQVMANGGVALGLLAASVFSASDVLHPAFVAAFAAAAADTWGTEVGTLVGGPTRRLGVGHPVPPGTSGGMSVAGTLGAVAGAASVVVPAVWLSPSLGVAAGGALIGVGVAGSVLDTLLGATVQARYRLPDGTLTERTEADGRALPRAAGVRGVGNDAVNWACTASGALSGALVGLGLG, translated from the coding sequence ATGACCGAGATCCAGGCCGTCGGGACGTTCGCGGGGCTGCTGCTGGGGGCGGTCGCGGTGGGGGAGGGGCTCCGCGTGATCGGCTGGGGCGGCGAGGCGACGCGCCGGGTGGTCCACGTCCTCGTCGGCCTCGCGACGGCGGCGGCGCCGGTGTGGTTCGACCGGCCGCGTGGCATCGCGCTCTTGGCCGTGGTGTTCGTCGTGGCGAACGGGGTCGCCTTGGGGCGGGGGTGGCTCCCGGGCGTGCACTCGGTGTCGCGGAGGTCGTGGGGGACCGTCACTTTCCCGCTCGCGCTCCTCGTGGCGCTCGCGTTGTGCTGGACGCCGGGTGGCGAGCGCGTCGTCGTGCTCCAGGCCGCGTTCCTCGTCCTCGCGCTCGCCGATCCGGCCGCGGCCCTGATCGGCTCGCGGTCGCGCCGAGGCGGGCGGTACCGGGTGGGCGGCGGAGAGAAGTCGGTGGTGGGCTCGCTCGCGTTTGCCGTTATTGCATTCGTCACACTCGTCGGGGCACTCGCGTGGGAAGGAGGTCGGCCACTCGACCGGACCCTGATCGGCGGAGCGGCCGTGGTCGCTGGGCTGGCGACGGTCGCCGAGGCTCTCGGCACGCGGGGGTGGGACAACCTGTGGATCGTGCTGGCCGTCGTCGTCGGAGGGACGTGGTGGGTGGAGTCGCCTGACTCCGTCCGCCTCGGGCTCCTCGCGGTGGTGGGCGCGGCGGCGTTCGCGGGCGGGGCGGTCCGGGCGGGCGCGCTCGGCGTCTCGGGCGGGCTGGCCGCGTCGCTGTTCGCGTGGGGCCTCGTCGTGCTGGGCGGCGTGGCCTGGGCCGTCCCGGCGCTCGCCTTCTTCGTGCTGTCGAGCGGATGGTCGGCGGTGGGGCGGCGGCGGAAGGCGCCGGCCGAGGCGCTGGCGGAGAAGGGGAGCCGGCGGGACGCGGGGCAGGTGATGGCGAACGGAGGCGTCGCCCTCGGCCTGTTGGCGGCGAGCGTGTTCTCGGCCTCCGACGTGTTGCATCCGGCGTTCGTCGCGGCCTTCGCGGCGGCGGCGGCCGACACATGGGGGACGGAAGTGGGCACGCTCGTCGGCGGGCCGACGCGGCGGCTCGGGGTGGGCCACCCGGTGCCGCCCGGGACCTCCGGAGGGATGTCGGTGGCGGGCACGCTCGGTGCGGTCGCCGGGGCCGCCTCGGTGGTCGTCCCGGCGGTCTGGCTGTCGCCGTCGCTCGGCGTGGCCGCGGGAGGCGCGCTGATCGGAGTGGGCGTCGCCGGTTCCGTCCTCGACACGCTCCTCGGGGCGACCGTCCAGGCGCGCTACCGGCTCCCGGACGGGACGCTCACGGAGCGCACCGAGGCGGACGGGCGCGCGCTCCCGCGGGCGGCCGGCGTGCGTGGGGTCGGCAACGACGCCGTCAACTGGGCGTGCACGGCGTCGGGGGCGCTGAGCGGGGCGCTCGTGGGCCTCGGCCTCGGGTAG
- a CDS encoding tetratricopeptide repeat protein produces the protein MIRPLLVLAFAAASVSAQPTPGGGADAPALSPAAQQALGLSDAGAALYARAYADALAFRLDDARAGFRRLGASEPESAAAAYGLESVALWEALVTEEDAVFDRFYALNDSLTARAEALGDAPGARLAVAAAKLHRALAFGRQERYTRAGNSFREACGQFRDLTEADALYGQGVCEVAAGSVPRTYRWLARLFGFTGSVSGGLDKLDRAARADAMLAVDATVALAISDATLNERRAGSVDRLVALADAWPESPVLAYLAGYHLLLDRRADEAEAVLRRAESSLQGEGVTPVPFLDAHLGTALFRQREFEAAAPILERYARTFRGRALVAQSTLYAGIAYEMTGDRRRAEALYRRVRAGRDYDVDLWAERDAESRLDAPMTDAQRALVVGGAAFDAGDYEEAVRVLQPIVTDSSLPEADRAEAAYRTGRARQAQEDWDEALRHFRLAADSPGDPLARWGPWSVYHMGEVFEATGDLDEAERHYERVLENETEFDYNKSLEQRTRAALERIGR, from the coding sequence ATGATCCGTCCCCTCCTCGTCCTCGCGTTCGCCGCCGCCTCGGTGTCGGCCCAGCCCACGCCCGGCGGCGGCGCCGACGCCCCCGCCCTCAGCCCGGCCGCCCAGCAGGCGCTCGGCCTGTCGGACGCGGGCGCCGCGCTCTACGCCCGCGCCTACGCCGACGCCCTCGCGTTCCGGCTCGACGACGCCCGCGCCGGCTTCCGCCGCCTCGGCGCGTCCGAGCCCGAGTCCGCCGCCGCCGCCTACGGGCTGGAGAGCGTCGCGCTCTGGGAGGCGCTCGTGACCGAGGAGGACGCGGTGTTCGACCGGTTCTACGCGCTCAACGACTCGCTGACGGCCCGGGCCGAGGCGCTCGGCGACGCGCCCGGCGCTCGCCTCGCGGTCGCCGCGGCCAAGCTCCACCGCGCGCTCGCGTTCGGCCGCCAGGAGCGGTACACGCGCGCCGGCAACTCCTTTCGCGAGGCCTGCGGCCAGTTCCGCGACCTCACCGAGGCCGACGCGCTCTACGGGCAGGGCGTCTGCGAGGTCGCGGCCGGGTCCGTCCCGCGGACGTATCGCTGGTTGGCCCGCCTCTTCGGGTTCACGGGGAGCGTGTCGGGCGGGCTCGACAAGCTCGATCGCGCCGCCCGCGCCGACGCGATGCTCGCCGTCGACGCGACGGTCGCCCTGGCCATCTCCGACGCCACGCTCAACGAGCGCCGCGCCGGCTCCGTCGACCGCCTCGTCGCCCTGGCCGACGCCTGGCCCGAGTCGCCGGTCCTCGCCTACCTCGCGGGGTATCACCTCCTCCTCGACCGCCGCGCCGACGAGGCCGAGGCGGTCCTCCGCCGGGCCGAGTCGTCGCTCCAGGGCGAGGGCGTGACGCCCGTCCCGTTCCTCGACGCCCACCTCGGGACGGCGCTGTTCCGTCAGCGCGAGTTCGAGGCCGCCGCGCCCATCCTCGAGCGCTACGCGCGGACGTTCCGGGGCCGCGCCCTCGTGGCGCAGTCGACGCTCTATGCCGGGATCGCGTACGAGATGACCGGCGACCGACGCCGGGCCGAGGCGCTGTACCGCCGCGTCCGCGCCGGGCGCGACTACGACGTGGACCTCTGGGCCGAGCGCGACGCCGAGAGCCGGCTGGACGCGCCGATGACGGACGCCCAGCGTGCGCTCGTGGTCGGCGGCGCGGCGTTCGACGCGGGCGACTACGAGGAGGCCGTCCGCGTCCTCCAGCCCATCGTCACCGACAGCAGCCTGCCCGAGGCGGACCGGGCCGAGGCCGCCTACCGTACGGGCCGCGCCCGCCAGGCCCAGGAGGACTGGGACGAGGCGCTCCGCCACTTCCGCCTCGCGGCCGACAGCCCCGGCGACCCGCTCGCCCGGTGGGGCCCGTGGTCGGTTTACCACATGGGCGAGGTCTTCGAGGCCACGGGCGACCTCGACGAGGCCGAGCGCCACTACGAGCGCGTGCTCGAGAACGAGACGGAGTTCGACTACAACAAGTCGCTCGAGCAGCGGACGCGCGCCGCCCTGGAGCGGATCGGGCGCTAG
- a CDS encoding dicarboxylate/amino acid:cation symporter: MAWYRKLHWQIILGLLLGLAFGVLAAIGGWGPFVSNWIAPFGTIFITALKLIAVPLVLASLITGVASLADLRKLSRIGGKTIGIYVMTTAIAVTVGVLLADLVRPGDAFSPELRDGLVEAFGEDAGARTVDAEAIANRGPLQFLVDAVSENAFQSFSDNGSMLQVVVIAILFGIGLVQVPKEKAEPVLAFFEGLNDVVIRLVDIVMLLAPIGVFALLADTIVATAGDDPTRILGLLDGLSRYMAVVLAGLAIHTVVVYPTLLKLFTPMGLKDFFQGIGPAQLVAFSTSSSGATLPVTMERCEEKLGVSEEVSSFVLPLGATINMDGTALYQAVATLFIAQAFGLDLGLGAQLTIVLTAVLASIGTAAVPGAGIIMLVIILEAVGVPAAGIALILGVDRILDMCRTVTNVTGDATVATVVAASEGQLGPVNLSEDSDRVVVAA, translated from the coding sequence ATGGCCTGGTACCGGAAGCTCCACTGGCAGATCATTCTCGGCCTCTTGCTGGGCCTCGCCTTCGGCGTGCTGGCGGCCATCGGTGGGTGGGGCCCCTTCGTGTCGAACTGGATCGCGCCGTTCGGGACCATCTTTATCACGGCGCTCAAGCTGATCGCCGTCCCGCTCGTCCTCGCCAGCCTGATCACCGGCGTCGCCAGCCTCGCCGACCTCCGCAAGCTGTCGCGGATCGGCGGCAAGACGATCGGGATCTACGTCATGACGACGGCCATCGCCGTGACGGTCGGGGTGCTCCTGGCCGACCTCGTCCGGCCCGGGGACGCGTTCTCGCCGGAGCTCCGCGACGGCCTCGTGGAAGCGTTCGGCGAGGACGCCGGGGCCCGGACCGTCGACGCCGAGGCGATCGCGAACCGGGGCCCGCTCCAGTTCCTCGTCGACGCCGTCAGCGAGAACGCCTTCCAGTCGTTTTCCGACAACGGGAGCATGCTCCAGGTCGTCGTGATCGCCATCCTGTTCGGGATCGGGCTCGTGCAGGTGCCGAAGGAAAAGGCCGAGCCGGTCCTGGCCTTTTTCGAGGGCCTCAACGACGTCGTGATCCGGCTCGTCGACATCGTGATGCTGCTCGCGCCGATCGGCGTGTTCGCGCTCCTGGCCGACACGATCGTCGCGACGGCCGGCGACGACCCGACGCGGATCCTCGGCCTGCTCGACGGGCTCAGCCGGTACATGGCCGTCGTCCTGGCCGGTCTCGCGATCCACACCGTCGTGGTCTACCCGACGCTCCTGAAGCTGTTCACCCCGATGGGTCTGAAGGACTTTTTCCAGGGGATCGGGCCGGCGCAGCTCGTCGCGTTTTCGACGTCGTCGTCGGGCGCCACGCTGCCCGTCACGATGGAGCGGTGCGAGGAGAAGCTCGGCGTGAGCGAGGAGGTCTCGTCGTTCGTGCTCCCGCTGGGCGCGACGATCAACATGGACGGGACGGCGCTGTACCAGGCCGTCGCCACGTTGTTCATCGCGCAGGCGTTCGGGCTCGACCTCGGGCTCGGCGCGCAGCTCACGATCGTGCTCACGGCCGTGCTCGCCTCGATCGGGACGGCGGCGGTGCCGGGCGCCGGCATCATCATGCTCGTCATCATCCTCGAGGCCGTCGGCGTGCCGGCTGCCGGCATCGCCCTGATCCTCGGCGTCGACCGGATCCTCGACATGTGCCGGACGGTGACGAACGTGACGGGCGACGCGACGGTCGCGACGGTCGTCGCCGCCAGCGAGGGCCAACTCGGGCCCGTCAACCTCTCCGAAGACTCCGACCGCGTCGTGGTCGCCGCATGA